A window of the Diabrotica undecimpunctata isolate CICGRU chromosome 1, icDiaUnde3, whole genome shotgun sequence genome harbors these coding sequences:
- the LOC140448154 gene encoding uncharacterized protein, with the protein MFNCEKMKSIFFVFLLVICTTHVVFTQHPWYPDENLGERSGRTLLNKKKQRDAVSDTLVPLSDVPVDHHPILRYAVLPVPLLTRPKIIVSPGIIPSPNFFDDHDTFPTPVFPTPVFPPPVFPTPEFPTPLFPTPIFPPPVYPTPVFPTPEFPTPVFPPPVYPTPKFPTPVFPSRNPWANKKKFITSVSYTRVIKPSSRRIVRIPLKKVSGRLSDILFPPSDSQVNHDTSSDGKVEISPYNARSLLARRSQPNFVVNDALVALSDSPVDHDTHPRHTLPDTWDGVARAQLARASSRFLSDASIPVSDSSVDHDGHPRHTLPDTWDGIGRAQLARSSGRILPDASIPVSDSPVDHDGHPRHTLPDTWDGIGRAQLARSSGRILSDASIPVSDSPVDHDGHPRHTLPDTWDGIGRAQLARSLGRILSDASIPVSDSLVAHDTFLRQTHRTTHPGHKQNDALDAVSDTLHDHDTLLRNSLHSNSRRLVSSRPISTTLNYPLARSLKNHGKQSDVPVHDSFIPLSYSPVDHETLLRQTWPPILRYPLPSYPRLANFNQRHLHDKPLPVHGRQSDAVVSDAVLPKSNSLFDNDALLRNIVFPPLPRPH; encoded by the exons atgtttaattgCGAGAAGATGAagtcaatattttttgtttttcttttg GTGATTTGTACAACCCATGTGGTTTTCACGCAACATCCTTGGTATCCTGATGAAAATTTAGGGGAGCGGTCTGGAAGAACGTTACTTAACAAAAAAAAGCAGCGAGATGCGGTGTCTGATACATTAGTACCCCTGTCCGATGTGCCAGTCGACCACCATCCTATTTTAAGATATGCAGTTCTTCCTGTGCCTTTATTAACAAGGCCAAAGATTATTGTGTCTCCTGGAATAATCCCTTCGCCCAATTTTTTTGACGATCACGACACTTTTCCCACACCTGTATTTCCCACACCTGTTTTTCCCCCACCCGTATTTCCCACACCCGAATTTCCCACGCCCTTATTTCCCACGCCCATATTTCCCCCACCCGTATATCCTACGCCCGTATTTCCCACACCTGAATTTCCCACGCCCGTATTTCCCCCTCCCGTATATCCTACGCCCAAATTTCCCACTCCCGTATTTCCTTCCAGGAATCCAtgggcaaataaaaaaaaattcataacaAGTGTATCATATACCAGGGTAATAAAGCCAAGTAGTCGTAGGATTGTACGAATACCACTTAAAAAAGTGTCAGGCCGTTTGTCTGATATATTATTTCCTCCATCTGATTCACAAGTTAACCACGATACTTCTTCCGACGGTAAAGTTGAAATATCACCTTATAATGCACGATCATTACTTGCCAGGAGATCACAGCCCAATTTTGTGGTGAACGATGCATTAGTTGCTCTGTCTGATTCACCAGTCGACCACGATACTCATCCAAGACATACATTACCCGATACATGGGACGGGGTTGCACGGGCTCAACTTGCGAGAGCATCAAGTCGTTTCTTGTCTGATGCATCAATTCCTGTATCTGATTCATCAGTCGACCACGATGGTCATCCAAGGCATACATTACCCGATACATGGGATGGGATTGGACGGGCTCAACTTGCGAGATCATCAGGTCGTATCTTGCCTGATGCATCAATTCCTGTGTCTGATTCACCAGTCGATCACGATGGTCATCCAAGGCATACATTACCCGATACATGGGATGGGATTGGACGGGCTCAACTTGCGAGATCATCAGGTCGTATCTTGTCTGATGCATCAATTCCTGTGTCTGATTCACCAGTCGATCACGATGGTCATCCAAGGCATACATTACCCGATACATGGGATGGGATTGGACGGGCTCAACTTGCGAGATCATTAGGTCGTATCTTGTCTGATGCATCAATTCCTGTATCTGATTCACTAGTTGCCCATGATACTTTTTTAAGACAGACACATAGGACAACACACCCAGGTCATAAACAAAATGATGCATTAGATGCCGTGTCTGATACACTACACGACCATGATACTCTTCTAAGAAATTCATTACATTCAAATTCTAGGCGGCTTGTGAGTTCCAGGCCTATAAGTACTACTTTAAATTACCCATTGGCGAGATCATTAAAAAACCACGGAAAGCAATCAGATGTTCCTGTGCATGATTCATTTATACCACTGTCATATTCACCAGTCGACCACGAAACTCTTTTAAGACAAACGTGGCCTCCTATCCTAAGATATCCATTACCTTCCTATCCTAGGCTTGCGAATTTTAATCAAAGACATTTGCATGACAAACCATTACCAGTCCATGGAAGACAGTCCGATGCTGTTGTATCTGATGCAGTGTTGCCCAAGTCTAATTCCCTATTTGACAATGATGCTCTTCTAAGAAATATTGTATTCCCGCCTTTACCTAGGCCGCATTAA